A region of Anolis sagrei isolate rAnoSag1 chromosome 2, rAnoSag1.mat, whole genome shotgun sequence DNA encodes the following proteins:
- the LOC132766341 gene encoding zinc finger protein 22-like, which yields MEGVEESSESVASPEKGDSKEKSKKETMDDDQDWDHDAAYISPEGTYLTPVPPLGGNERSQLKPPEFEKNFPRPISFDKGERAAPTEENVHRCLDCGKTFNLASKLKLHQKIHSEEKPFECPECGRHFRHKGNLQTHQRIHVRDKPFRCEECGRCFSYSWILQKHLKFHESRRGPVVEKAAPSWVGPQKDHSLNGEAIPPNAGPPAEVEVLTRVVD from the coding sequence GTGATTCCAAGGAGAAGAGTAAGAAGGAGACCATGGATGACGACCAAGATTGGGACCACGATGCGGCCTACATTTCCCCTGAAGGCACTTACTTGACCCCTGTCCCGCCACTCGGAGGAAACGAGAGAAGCCAGCTGAAGCCCCCTGAGTTTGAGAAGAACTTCCCCCGACCGATCTCCTTCGACAAAGGAGAGAGAGCCGCTCCCACGGAGGAGAACGTGCACCGGTGTTTGGACTGTGGCAAGACCTTCAACCTGGCCTCGAAGCTGAAGCTGCACCAGAAGATCCACTCCGAGGAGAAGCCCTTCGAGTGTCCCGAGTGCGGGCGGCACTTCCGCCACAAGGGAAACCTCCAAACGCACCAGCGGATCCACGTCCGGGACAAGCCCTTCCGCTGCGAGGAGTGCGGGCGCTGCTTCAGCTACAGCTGGATCCTCCAGAAGCATCTGAAGTTCCACGAAAGCAGGAGGGGCCCCGTGGTGGAGAAAGCGGCCCCGTCGTGGGTCGGGCCCCAAAAGGATCACTCGCTCAACGGAGAAGCCATTCCTCCCAATGCGGGTCCACCCGCGGAAGTAGAAGTGTTGACGCGGGTTGTCGACTGA